Proteins from a genomic interval of Bacteroidota bacterium:
- a CDS encoding peptidoglycan DD-metalloendopeptidase family protein — MPQIREENKKNKWYYRLRDKYRLVIMNDITFEERLSIRLTRLNVFIVVGSTTILLILLTTLLISLTPLREYIPGYTDLDLYQQVYDLQNKSDSLERSFAQKDLYFINLKNIIEGNPIIDEMIDDADNMTHLNYDSITLSRSAEDSIFRLEYENQTKYNIYLEDNKNLYDENRSANLTFFSPIKGIVTTFFSLSENHFGIDIVAKENETIKAALDGTVIFSNWTVETGYVLAIQHQNNYISFYKHNSVLLKKVGSFVKAGDPIAIIGESGELSTGPHLHFELWRSGSPVNPLDYMTFNE; from the coding sequence ATGCCACAGATTAGAGAGGAAAATAAAAAAAATAAATGGTATTATCGTTTAAGAGATAAATACCGCTTGGTGATCATGAATGACATCACCTTTGAAGAAAGACTATCTATACGACTTACAAGACTTAACGTTTTCATTGTAGTAGGATCTACAACAATTCTATTAATTTTACTAACTACCCTTTTAATTTCATTAACCCCACTGAGAGAATACATTCCCGGATATACTGATTTGGATCTTTACCAACAAGTATATGATCTTCAAAATAAATCAGACTCATTGGAGAGATCATTTGCACAAAAAGACCTTTATTTTATAAATTTAAAGAACATCATTGAGGGCAATCCCATTATAGATGAAATGATTGATGATGCGGATAATATGACTCATCTTAATTATGATTCGATTACCCTTAGCCGATCGGCTGAAGACTCAATTTTTAGACTCGAATATGAAAATCAGACAAAATATAACATTTATCTTGAAGACAATAAAAATCTTTACGACGAAAACAGATCCGCAAATCTTACTTTCTTCTCACCCATAAAAGGGATTGTGACAACTTTCTTCTCCCTATCTGAAAATCATTTTGGGATTGATATTGTTGCAAAGGAAAATGAGACCATTAAAGCTGCACTTGACGGTACTGTTATATTTTCGAACTGGACCGTTGAAACAGGCTACGTTCTAGCAATACAACATCAAAATAACTACATCTCTTTTTATAAACATAATTCTGTTTTACTCAAAAAAGTAGGCAGTTTTGTTAAAGCAGGTGATCCCATTGCCATTATTGGTGAGTCAGGTGAGTTGTCGACAGGCCCGCATCTGCATTTTGAACTCTGGCGCAGCGGATCTCCGGTCAACCCGCTCGACTATATGACCTTTAACGAATAA
- a CDS encoding tetratricopeptide repeat protein, giving the protein MQKDPILKLSRITNFYLFYFGIALLLFLQSCSVKKNNLGNRVYHNITAHYNAYWNGKESYKEGLKQLNSSLRNNYSEILPIFNYGTDQDAKALIPFMERAIQKSSVVIQQHSMRFKNKEYNRWVDDAYLLLGKSYFYLGEYVSARRTFEFIIDGFKSTPAEYEAMLWLVRTYNRTRQFEKSGPLLKQFQDLIDYEKVPLSQQREFPMIYANFYLLQEKYTESVDLLNDAIEINNDKQLITRLKFILAQVYQNQGNLEAASELYLEVVHRNPTYEMAFNARINMAKSYYAGAGNSDEIIQSLEVLLKDSKNEEFRDQIYHVLAEIALKEGDQSSAINYLIQAVALSSNNNFQKVASSIALADSYFNKGIYKNAKLYYDTALQVMPIGYPDQQALIERTRVLVSLVAHLETIQLQDSLQKISRMPEEERLTVIDAIISEIASKEKVEQTEQLERMQDLSIARQQQNTFSQNQGSGAWYFYNPSTLSYGFTEFISKWGRRPLEDNWRLSQKQVQNMGFSENASRLEIRDEEDLKLQEKAISKKDRNYYLKDIPLNEIQLQESNNKIIEALYQSAMLFKEGLKDTARAIVQFEALIQNYPDNEYKIQAHYYLHKLYLSRELNKSTYYKQQLLSQFPNSDYAKVIINPDYFKQSSALRSEIETLYFDAYQAHENEQYYVSINLCDRAIASYNDSILIPKFEYIRALSMGRIEEVDSLLINLKRIIAKYPDSEVVPLAKNLIFYLNSTSTQTGRDSIAMMPVEEEIIGNFYFHPDTTHLYILIINTERVNLEAVKLRLSDFNLKLAFLKPLTIANFIVSENNNWLAVMGLGNKQEAQDYINEMNKDAYVLSIFNKEEYRHFVISANNYWILLQDKNIDEYLKFYYKHYQTTN; this is encoded by the coding sequence ATGCAAAAAGACCCTATTTTGAAATTATCACGCATCACTAATTTTTATCTTTTTTACTTTGGGATAGCCCTTTTGCTTTTCCTTCAATCTTGTTCTGTAAAAAAGAATAATTTGGGCAATAGGGTTTATCATAATATTACCGCTCATTACAATGCTTACTGGAATGGGAAAGAAAGTTATAAGGAAGGATTGAAGCAATTAAATTCTTCTCTGCGGAATAATTATTCTGAAATCTTACCCATTTTCAATTACGGAACCGATCAGGATGCAAAAGCACTGATCCCCTTTATGGAAAGAGCCATTCAGAAATCTTCCGTTGTTATTCAGCAGCATTCAATGCGATTTAAAAATAAGGAGTACAATCGTTGGGTTGATGATGCTTACCTGTTACTTGGCAAGTCTTATTTTTATTTGGGCGAATATGTGAGTGCACGCAGAACTTTTGAGTTCATAATCGATGGGTTCAAATCTACTCCAGCTGAGTACGAAGCGATGCTTTGGTTAGTGAGAACCTATAACAGAACTAGGCAATTTGAAAAGTCCGGGCCTTTATTAAAGCAATTTCAAGATTTAATTGATTACGAAAAAGTTCCTTTGAGTCAGCAGCGCGAATTTCCGATGATTTATGCTAACTTTTACCTTCTTCAGGAGAAATATACAGAATCAGTTGATTTGTTAAATGATGCCATTGAAATCAATAATGATAAACAACTAATAACCCGATTGAAGTTTATTTTGGCTCAGGTTTATCAAAATCAAGGAAATCTGGAAGCTGCTTCCGAATTATATTTGGAAGTTGTTCATCGTAATCCTACATACGAAATGGCTTTTAATGCAAGAATAAATATGGCTAAAAGTTATTATGCCGGAGCCGGTAATTCTGATGAAATCATACAATCTTTAGAAGTACTGTTGAAAGATTCAAAAAATGAAGAGTTTCGTGATCAAATTTATCATGTTTTAGCCGAAATAGCCTTAAAAGAAGGTGACCAATCTTCTGCTATCAATTATTTAATTCAGGCCGTTGCTTTAAGCTCAAATAATAATTTTCAGAAAGTTGCTTCAAGTATTGCATTGGCTGATTCATATTTTAATAAAGGGATTTATAAGAATGCAAAATTGTATTATGATACAGCCTTGCAGGTAATGCCAATTGGATATCCTGATCAACAGGCTTTGATCGAGAGAACCAGGGTACTGGTTTCTTTGGTAGCTCATTTGGAAACTATTCAGTTGCAAGATTCTTTGCAGAAAATATCACGTATGCCGGAGGAAGAGAGACTGACAGTCATTGATGCAATCATTTCAGAAATCGCTTCTAAAGAAAAGGTGGAGCAAACAGAGCAGCTTGAGCGAATGCAAGACTTATCGATAGCAAGGCAACAGCAGAATACATTCTCGCAAAATCAGGGCAGCGGGGCATGGTATTTTTATAATCCGTCTACTCTCAGTTATGGATTTACCGAGTTTATTAGCAAATGGGGGAGAAGGCCGCTAGAAGACAATTGGCGACTTAGTCAAAAGCAAGTTCAAAATATGGGTTTTTCTGAAAATGCGAGCCGGCTTGAAATTCGTGATGAAGAAGATTTGAAATTGCAAGAAAAAGCTATCTCTAAAAAGGACAGGAATTATTATTTAAAAGACATTCCTTTAAATGAAATTCAGTTACAAGAATCGAATAATAAAATAATAGAGGCTTTATATCAATCGGCCATGCTTTTTAAAGAAGGACTGAAAGATACTGCACGTGCAATCGTGCAATTTGAAGCATTAATTCAAAATTATCCTGATAATGAATATAAAATACAGGCACATTATTATCTTCATAAGTTGTATTTATCAAGAGAACTCAATAAATCAACCTATTACAAACAACAACTTTTAAGTCAGTTTCCAAATAGTGATTATGCCAAAGTGATCATCAATCCTGATTACTTTAAGCAATCATCGGCACTAAGAAGCGAAATCGAGACCTTGTATTTTGACGCTTATCAGGCTCATGAGAATGAACAATATTATGTAAGTATCAATTTGTGTGATAGGGCAATTGCGAGTTATAACGATTCCATATTAATTCCTAAGTTCGAATATATTCGAGCACTTTCAATGGGTCGAATAGAAGAAGTGGATTCGCTCTTAATTAATCTGAAAAGAATCATTGCTAAGTATCCAGATAGTGAAGTTGTTCCACTGGCTAAAAACTTAATTTTTTATTTAAATTCAACAAGTACTCAAACAGGCAGGGATTCAATAGCAATGATGCCTGTTGAAGAAGAAATTATAGGTAATTTTTATTTTCATCCTGATACAACACATCTTTACATTTTGATTATTAATACGGAACGCGTAAATTTGGAAGCAGTTAAACTGAGATTGTCGGACTTTAATTTAAAACTTGCGTTTTTAAAACCATTGACAATTGCAAATTTTATTGTAAGCGAAAACAATAATTGGCTGGCAGTTATGGGCCTTGGAAACAAACAGGAAGCACAGGATTATATCAATGAAATGAATAAAGACGCATATGTACTGTCAATATTTAACAAAGAGGAATACAGACATTTCGTAATTTCGGCAAATAATTATTGGATATTACTGCAGGATAAAAATATAGATGAATATTTAAAGTTTTATTATAAACATTATCAAACAACCAATTAG
- a CDS encoding polymer-forming cytoskeletal protein, translated as MAKNGIVEASPSRNAIGNGTIIKGDIESNGDFRIDGELTGTIRTKGKVVIGSTGKIEGEVFCQNADVEGIVNANMTVTDLLTLKATARLNGDVSTSKLAIEPGAQFLGSCKMGSNIKSGMKYPVNETKL; from the coding sequence ATGGCTAAGAATGGAATTGTTGAAGCTTCTCCATCCAGAAACGCAATAGGAAATGGAACCATTATTAAAGGAGATATCGAATCCAACGGCGATTTTCGTATAGATGGTGAATTAACAGGAACTATTAGGACCAAAGGAAAAGTTGTGATTGGATCGACCGGGAAAATTGAAGGTGAAGTATTTTGTCAGAATGCGGATGTGGAAGGTATTGTAAATGCAAATATGACGGTTACGGATTTACTAACCCTCAAAGCTACTGCCCGATTAAATGGCGATGTCTCTACAAGTAAATTAGCCATTGAGCCCGGTGCACAATTTTTAGGATCTTGTAAAATGGGTTCAAACATTAAGAGCGGAATGAAATATCCAGTTAATGAAACCAAATTATAG
- a CDS encoding AtpZ/AtpI family protein has product MKPNYRKKDLNESLKLYSRYSSIAIQMLLIILIGVFGGMKIDQWIAWKFPVFTTILSVSAVILSIYIVTKDLWGKSKFKSN; this is encoded by the coding sequence ATGAAACCAAATTATAGGAAAAAGGATCTTAATGAGAGCCTGAAACTTTACTCAAGATATTCCAGCATTGCAATACAAATGCTGCTGATTATCTTAATTGGGGTTTTTGGTGGCATGAAAATTGACCAATGGATAGCATGGAAATTTCCAGTTTTTACAACCATTCTATCAGTTAGTGCAGTAATTTTATCCATTTACATTGTTACTAAAGATTTATGGGGAAAAAGTAAATTCAAATCGAATTAA